One Acidimicrobiales bacterium DNA segment encodes these proteins:
- a CDS encoding sugar transferase has translation MSVGLSYQSWVNARPSDRRARALPLRARASVASAMRAVAVVDAVILAAVSAAIGLPVGTWWAWAPVVAVVVALTATGHYHSRITLSVARETGPLVAWVGAPFILLALVRVHGASTATLVVTAAVSAVGLLVSRSVIYALVRRLRTRGWFAERTLFIGAGQVSAKLASTLQEHPEYGLRPVGFLDEVDSAGLPLPLFGGVGMLRMVLSEERIDRVVVAFGVTRESDMVDVFRACENASVDIHVLPRFFELATAVSSRNVDDVWGYPLLRLRRSLLRRHARAVKRTFDAAVAAAALLLVSPLYAAIALAVKVTSPGPVHFRQQRVGQRGVIVEVLKFRSMRVNSRSDVEWNPTNDAVTRTGRVLRVTGLDELPQLWNILKGDMSLVGPRPERPFFVEQFKAEIPRYDDRHRVPVGLTGLAQVHGLRGDTSIDERARLDNQYIENWSLWRDVVILFQTVSAVVRNMLEPSGETGKAEPAALRVVRVDETHPVDTATPGTKESTPIG, from the coding sequence ATGTCCGTCGGACTGAGCTACCAGTCCTGGGTCAACGCCAGGCCGTCTGACCGGCGCGCCCGGGCGCTGCCCCTGCGGGCCCGGGCCTCGGTGGCCTCGGCCATGCGGGCGGTCGCCGTCGTCGACGCCGTCATCCTCGCGGCGGTGTCGGCCGCCATCGGCCTGCCCGTCGGGACGTGGTGGGCGTGGGCCCCCGTGGTGGCCGTCGTGGTCGCCCTGACCGCCACCGGGCACTACCACTCGCGCATCACGCTGAGCGTGGCCCGCGAGACGGGACCGCTGGTGGCGTGGGTGGGCGCCCCCTTCATCCTCCTGGCGCTGGTCCGGGTGCACGGCGCCTCCACCGCCACGCTCGTCGTCACCGCCGCCGTCTCGGCCGTGGGGCTGCTGGTGTCGCGCAGCGTCATCTACGCGTTGGTGCGCCGGCTACGCACGCGCGGCTGGTTCGCCGAGCGGACGCTGTTCATCGGCGCCGGCCAGGTGAGCGCCAAGCTGGCTTCGACGCTCCAGGAGCACCCCGAGTACGGGCTGCGCCCCGTCGGGTTCCTCGACGAGGTCGACAGCGCCGGCCTTCCGCTGCCGCTCTTCGGTGGCGTCGGCATGCTCCGCATGGTGCTGTCCGAGGAGCGCATCGACCGGGTCGTGGTCGCCTTCGGCGTCACGCGCGAGTCGGACATGGTCGACGTCTTCCGGGCGTGCGAGAACGCCTCGGTCGACATCCACGTCCTGCCCCGCTTCTTCGAGCTCGCCACCGCGGTGAGCAGCCGCAACGTCGACGACGTGTGGGGCTACCCGCTCCTGCGCCTGCGGCGCTCGTTGCTGCGGCGCCACGCACGCGCCGTGAAGCGCACCTTCGACGCCGCCGTCGCCGCCGCTGCCCTGCTGCTCGTGTCCCCGCTCTACGCCGCCATCGCCCTGGCGGTGAAGGTCACCAGCCCCGGGCCCGTCCACTTCCGCCAGCAGCGAGTGGGCCAGCGTGGCGTCATCGTCGAGGTCCTGAAGTTCCGTTCGATGCGGGTGAACTCGCGCTCGGACGTCGAGTGGAACCCCACCAACGACGCCGTGACCCGGACGGGCCGCGTGCTGCGGGTCACCGGGCTCGACGAGCTCCCCCAGTTGTGGAACATCCTGAAGGGCGACATGTCGCTGGTCGGGCCCCGTCCCGAGCGCCCGTTCTTCGTGGAGCAGTTCAAGGCCGAGATCCCCCGGTACGACGACCGCCACCGCGTGCCCGTCGGCCTCACGGGTCTGGCCCAGGTCCACGGGCTGCGGGGGGACACCTCGATCGACGAACGGGCGCGCCTCGACAACCAGTACATCGAGAACTGGTCACTGTGGCGCGACGTCGTCATCCTCTTCCAGACGGTGTCCGCTGTCGTCCGTAACATGCTCGAGCCCAGCGGCGAGACCGGCAAGGCCGAGCCTGCGGCCCTGCGCGTCGTACGGGTGGACGAGACTCACCCCGTCGACACCGCCACTCCCGGCACGAAAGAGTCGACGCCGATCGGGTGA
- a CDS encoding glycosyltransferase, whose protein sequence is MTAHPSPDDPDGVVPAQAPVPAAPVHLRVLLVDASDRGGIARYTACLRSALEAERVDVALAAPAGVGDPGLALRGPRWGPEVARMGRARLYAVRLGELAPSARAFSRAVARARPTVVHVQTEVVPGIDPLVLARISRRVPVVLTVHDPVPLEGGARAVADQARRWRAADALVIHGEEPRCFVEASAPGVPVHVVPVDLPLGGPRVPRADARRSRGLTDAPTALLLGQVRPYKGVGLLARAWPRVVAALPAARLLVVGEAYDSADLARLEGCPGVEVRRGFVPEEDLDGWAAAADLLVLPYAVGSHSGVLHRGLAAGTPVLASPPLAEEVFRTGAGAVVPLDPGAWADAMVAALGDRPLPPPEAPTGRGTAQGTIDVYRSVLVARTRAVA, encoded by the coding sequence ATGACCGCTCACCCGTCACCTGACGACCCCGACGGGGTCGTTCCCGCACAGGCCCCGGTACCGGCCGCGCCCGTGCACCTGCGCGTCCTGCTCGTCGACGCGTCGGACCGCGGGGGCATCGCCCGCTACACGGCGTGCCTGCGCAGCGCCCTCGAAGCCGAGCGCGTCGACGTGGCGCTGGCCGCGCCGGCGGGGGTGGGTGATCCCGGCCTCGCCCTGCGGGGCCCGCGTTGGGGCCCCGAGGTCGCCCGCATGGGCAGGGCCCGGCTCTACGCCGTGCGCCTGGGCGAGCTCGCCCCGTCGGCACGGGCGTTCAGCCGAGCCGTCGCCCGGGCGCGCCCGACCGTGGTGCACGTGCAGACCGAGGTGGTCCCCGGCATCGACCCCCTGGTGCTGGCGCGCATCTCGCGACGCGTCCCGGTGGTCCTCACCGTCCACGACCCCGTGCCGCTCGAGGGCGGGGCGCGCGCCGTGGCCGACCAGGCCCGCCGGTGGCGTGCCGCCGACGCCCTCGTCATCCACGGCGAGGAGCCCCGGTGCTTCGTCGAGGCGAGCGCGCCGGGCGTGCCCGTCCACGTCGTGCCCGTCGACCTTCCCCTGGGCGGCCCCCGGGTGCCGCGTGCCGACGCCCGACGCAGCCGCGGGCTCACCGACGCCCCCACGGCGCTGTTGCTCGGCCAGGTCCGACCGTACAAGGGCGTCGGCCTGCTGGCCCGGGCGTGGCCCCGGGTGGTGGCCGCCCTGCCCGCCGCCCGCCTCCTCGTCGTGGGGGAGGCCTACGACTCGGCCGACCTCGCCCGCCTGGAGGGTTGCCCGGGCGTCGAGGTGCGCCGGGGCTTCGTGCCCGAAGAGGACCTCGACGGGTGGGCCGCCGCCGCCGACCTGCTCGTCCTGCCCTATGCCGTGGGATCGCACTCGGGGGTGCTGCACCGGGGCCTGGCGGCGGGGACCCCCGTCCTGGCGTCGCCGCCCCTGGCCGAGGAGGTCTTCCGGACCGGCGCCGGAGCCGTCGTCCCCCTCGACCCGGGCGCCTGGGCCGACGCCATGGTGGCCGCCCTGGGCGACCGGCCCCTGCCCCCGCCCGAGGCCCCCACCGGGCGCGGCACGGCGCAGGGCACCATCGACGTCTACCGGTCGGTCCTGGTCGCCCGGACGCGGGCGGTGGCCTAG